Proteins encoded within one genomic window of Triticum aestivum cultivar Chinese Spring chromosome 2D, IWGSC CS RefSeq v2.1, whole genome shotgun sequence:
- the LOC123052763 gene encoding protein EARLY FLOWERING 5, translating into MKTTKGGKVMNPTDAFRKEQRRKELKRNKKERKKVREVGILKKDPDAIKDQIEKLEKMKADGALDKARKHKKRQLEDTYNLVVKKRKEYEEKMKEKGEQPVMFSHLGPPKRRPAADEDDRAKNPMPEDSVYYHPTLNPSGAPPPGKPPMYKSSIGPRIPLPSSVGAGASSSMTESEEAGPSTMPPPPPPPPLPANSEPSDLSVPSLPLPPPPPPPPPKPAGAVIAPGLPLPPPPPPPGAPPREPVLDHILLPPPPPPQRPLQQPPLPGTNELLNKQIVGEGASSADSTQAPVVLPPPPPPPRLPPNSNEMQATDNTAMDTPVVKEDAKIPRFLPPPPPHPSQLLPLPPRPPMMPPVQPDILSPGMVRFPPPPSQPDSRPPFIAPGVAARPPPPPPALPPAQMPMSPFGVLPGPSAMLRPPFFPGPEFAAFGPRPQLPQQPSYVKSAASTVVKRPLAQHTPELTAMVPASVRVKRESALPKPKPKAQQQQQQSSAPSYSALKPSVTPIKSAAQPSPSASKPQSIDDSYMAFLEDMKQLGALDE; encoded by the exons ATGAAGACAACTAAGGGAGGGAAAGTCATGAATCCCACCGACGCCTTCCGCAAGGAGCAGCGCAGGAAGGAGCTTAAGCGG aacaaaaaagaaagaaagaaggtaCGGGAGGTTGGCATTTTGAAAAAGGACCCAGATGCTATAAAGGATCAGATTGAGAAGTTGGAAAAGATGA AGGCTGATGGTGCTCTGGATAAGGCTAGGAAACATAAGAAAAGACAGCTTGAGGATACTTATAATCTtgttgtgaagaaaaggaag GAATATGAAGAAAAGATGAAAGAAAAGGGTGAGCAACCAGTTATGTTCAG CCATCTTGGACCACCAAAGAGACGGCCTGCAGCAGACGAAGATGACAGAGCTAAAAACCCTATGCCTGAG GATTCTGTTTACTATCACCCAACCTTGAACCCATCTGGGGCACCACCACCTGGCAAACCTCCTATGTACAAATCATCGATAG GACCAAGGATTCCACTGCCTTCCTCAGTTGGTGCTGGGGCTTCATCTTCCATGACAGAATCTGAAGAAGCAGGTCCTTCCACCatgccccctcctccaccgccccctcCACTGCCAGCCAATTCAGAACCTTCAGATCTATCTGTCCCTTCTTTACCTTtacccccaccaccgcccccacccccgCCTAAGCCTGCTGGCGCTGTAATAGCACCAGGCTTACCGctgccacctccacctcctcctcctggtgcACCTCCCAGAGAACCTGTGTTAGATCATATATTActgccaccacctccccctccacaGCGGCCTTTGCAACAACCACCTCTACCTGGTACAAATGAGCTGCTTAATAAACAAATTGTTGGAGAGGGTGCAAGCTCGGCAGATTCTACACAG GCTCCAGTTGTGctacctccacctccacctccccctaGGTTGCCACCGAACTCAAATGAAATGCAGGCTACTGACAATACTGCTATGGATACTCCTGTTGTGAAAGAAGATGCTAAAATTCCAAGGTTCTTACCACCACCTCCACCGCATCCATCGCAGTTACTGCCTTTGCCTCCAAGGCCTCCAATGATGCCTCCAGTACAACCTGATATTCTAAGCCCAGGAATGGTCAGATTTCCTCCACCACCGTCACAACCAGATTCAAGGCCACCATTTATTGCTCCTGGTGTTGCTGCCAggccccctccacctcctccagcATTACCTCCGGCTCAAATGCCAATGTCACCCTTTGGTGTACTTCCTGGTCCGTCAGCAATGCTTAGGCCTCCATTTTTTCCAGGACCCGAGTTTGCTGCTTTTGGCCCAAGGCCGCAGTTACCTCAGCAGCCATCTTACGTCAAATCGGCTGCTTCAACAGTTGTAAAGAGACCATTAGCACAACATACTCCTGAGCTAACAGCTATG GTTCCTGCATCAGTTCGAGTTAAGAGAGAATCCGCTCTCCCTAAACCAAAACCAAaggcgcagcagcagcagcagcagtcatcAGCACCATCATATTCTGCTCTGAAGCCTTCAGTAACCCCCATAAAATCTGCAGCCCAGCCTTCACCCTCAGCTTCTAAGCCACAAAGCATTGATGACTCCTACATGGCATTCCTGGAGGATATGAAGCAACTGGGTGCCCTCGATGAGTAG
- the LOC123055765 gene encoding uncharacterized protein produces MFCPRSEKQASSPNARTATPLFILPHSSFSSSSSTHARPVPSAAARSRSGGAAPPTPEPAEPSLAPAPTAPVQVRLVEDPHRVAARSGSNLNASWLGLRNACRESLRRAGGSGGEADAPTTIVQGAMQDVLPHHPLLHSDGGLGQGRNWITRPPPDRAQPQQRRATSASSCRRCFTRAEVIVWCRSRCFVTAGFVYRIWVERTFFLHHMGWSQRMQVLEDETAH; encoded by the exons ATGTTTTGTCCCCGTTCGGAAAAACAGGCGTCGTCCCCGAACGCCCGCACTGCGACACCGCTCTTTATCCTTCCCCATTCCTctttctcctcttcctcttccacccaTGCCCGACCAGTCCCATCCGCCGCCGCGCGCTCCCGATCCGGAGGAGCAGCTCCTCCCACGCCCGAGCCCGCTGAACCCAGCCTAGCACCCGCGCCCACCGCCCCTGTGCAGGTCCGCCTCGTCGAAGATCCACATCGCGTCGCTGCCCGTTCAGGATCCAACCTCAACGCCTCCTGGCTAGGCTTGAGGAACGCATGCCGGGAGAGCCTCCGCCGCGCCGGTGGTAGCGGCGGCGAGGCCGACGCGCCAACGACCATTGTTCAAGGGGCCATGCAGGATGTGCTTCCGCATCACCCTCTCCTCCACTCCGACGGTGGCCTCGGACAGGGCAGGAATTGGATAACACGTCCACCACCTGATCGAGCACAACCGCAACAGAGGAGGGCCACCTCTGCCTCGTCGTGCAGGAGATGCTTCACTAGGGCTGAAGTCATTGTCTG gtgtcggagcaggtgcttcGTGACGGCTGGGTTTGTCTATAG AATCTGGGTGGAAAGGACGTTCTTTCTCCATCATATGGGCTGGTCCCAAAGAATGCAAGTTTTGGAAGATGAAACTGCTCATTAA